The sequence TGCGCATTGCACGGTGTCAGTTCGGACCAGGTATTGCAGATGCCGATCACCGGGCGTCCGTCGAATTCGTCGTGTGGAATACCCTGGTTTTTCATCCACGAGCGATGCAGAAAACCGTCGCGGTCCTTGAGGCCAAACCACGCCTGGCTGCGCAGCGGCTTTTTAGTCTGGTTGGAATCAGCCATGAAATCTCCTGTTGGCAAGCATGTGGGGCGGGGCGTGCGTCAGCGTCAGTGCACGCGCTTGCTGCGGCGGTACTGGTCGAACAGCACCGCGAGCAGCAGAATCCCGCCGCGAATCAGGTATTGGTAGAAGGTCGGCACATTCATCAGGCTCATTGCGTCCTGCACGGAGCCCATGATCAGTACGCCGACCAGCACACCGGAAATCGTCGCGACACCACCCGTCAGCGAGACGCCGCCGAGCACGCACGCGGAGATCACGCCGAGTTCGAGACCCACCGACGTTTTCGGGTCGCCGAGACTCATGCGTGACGCCAGCATCACGCCCGCAAAACCCGTTACGAGGCCCTGCAATACGAACACTGTGATCTTGATCCGCGTGACGGGCAAGCCCGCGAGCAAAGCGGCCTCGCTACTGCCGCCGACCGCCAGCACGTTCTTACCGAACACGGTTTTCTTCAGCAGAAAACCGAACAGCACGAAGCCGACGATGTTGCTCCAGATCGGATACGAAATGCCGAGGAAGGCACCGCCGCCGAGGTCGAAGAAACGCTCCTCCGAAATCATCACCGCGTCGCCGTTCGACGTGATGTAGGCGAGGCCGCGCACGACTTCCATCATCGCGAGCGTGACGATCAGCGAGTTGATCTTGTAGCGCGCGACCAGCACACCATTGACCAGTCCGACCGCGCCACCCGCGAGCACGCCAGCGGCGATGCCAAGCGTCACGCTATGCGTCGCCGTGATCAGCGTGGACGCCACCACGCCCGCGAACGCAACGATCGACGCCACCGACAAGTCCACCTCGCCCAGCGCGAGCACGAACGTCATTGTTACGGATATCGAACCAATTAGCGTGACGGAGAGCAGCAGGCCCTGGATGTTCCGCGAGCTTAGAAAATCCGGCACGGTGAACGACAAAACCGCGAACAGGATGACGAACACCATCACGATGCCGGATTTGTTGATCAGGTCCCAGATGCGCGCGGCGCGCGCGCCCAGGCCCGCGGAAGCGACGGCTGGCGGAGAGGAGTCGGTGGAGGGTGTGTGCATGGTGTCTATTCCGTTTTCGATGGCGCGATTCAATTGGCTTCGGTTGCCTTCAGTGGCCTGATGAGTGCGGCGTGCCTAGCGAGGCAGCGCGAGCTTGATCAGCGCATCGGGCGTGGCCTGCGCCTTCGGCAGATTGCCGACGATGCAGCCTTCCTTCATCACGACCACGCGATCCGCCACGCCGATCACTTCGGCCAGATCGCTGGACACGACGATGACCGTGCGGCCAGCTTCAGCGAGCCCATACAGCAGGCCATAAATCTCGCTGCGCGCACCGACGTCGATGC comes from Burkholderia sp. GAS332 and encodes:
- a CDS encoding L-arabinose ABC transporter membrane protein translates to MHTPSTDSSPPAVASAGLGARAARIWDLINKSGIVMVFVILFAVLSFTVPDFLSSRNIQGLLLSVTLIGSISVTMTFVLALGEVDLSVASIVAFAGVVASTLITATHSVTLGIAAGVLAGGAVGLVNGVLVARYKINSLIVTLAMMEVVRGLAYITSNGDAVMISEERFFDLGGGAFLGISYPIWSNIVGFVLFGFLLKKTVFGKNVLAVGGSSEAALLAGLPVTRIKITVFVLQGLVTGFAGVMLASRMSLGDPKTSVGLELGVISACVLGGVSLTGGVATISGVLVGVLIMGSVQDAMSLMNVPTFYQYLIRGGILLLAVLFDQYRRSKRVH